One stretch of Nitratiruptor tergarcus DSM 16512 DNA includes these proteins:
- a CDS encoding CoB--CoM heterodisulfide reductase iron-sulfur subunit B family protein gives MSKLKYALYTGCTARESTPELLKSTLAIAKKLDIELVLLDEASCCGASHLQDFDAFLSYVLNARNICYAEKRGLDMVTICNTCQLNTAMTKHKLDSDPELKAKVNEKLEEVGLVYKGTSNVRHFLYALIEDYGLDNLRKKVVKPLSELNIAPFYGCHNIRPSELHHHFNRSKENPYNPTSLDELIQALEGNSVDYEHKNKCCGFHVDLQAPKTSNILTGNAIVDALDNNADLMVTPCPLCHLNLDVKQKAAVKTIGRELPNPMPILHLPQLIGLALGCTPEELGLKHHVTEVPA, from the coding sequence ATGAGTAAATTAAAATATGCACTCTATACTGGATGTACAGCAAGAGAGAGTACTCCTGAACTGCTCAAATCCACTTTAGCAATTGCTAAAAAACTCGACATTGAACTTGTACTTCTTGATGAAGCAAGCTGTTGTGGAGCAAGCCATTTGCAAGATTTTGATGCTTTTTTGAGCTATGTGCTCAATGCAAGAAATATCTGCTATGCTGAAAAACGCGGACTTGATATGGTAACAATCTGTAATACCTGTCAACTCAATACCGCAATGACCAAACATAAACTCGATAGTGATCCAGAACTCAAAGCAAAAGTAAATGAAAAACTAGAAGAGGTAGGACTTGTTTATAAAGGAACAAGTAATGTACGCCACTTTCTCTATGCACTCATTGAAGATTATGGACTAGATAATCTTCGCAAAAAAGTTGTCAAACCACTTAGTGAACTCAATATCGCTCCATTTTATGGCTGCCATAACATTCGCCCAAGCGAATTGCATCACCATTTTAATAGAAGCAAAGAAAATCCATATAATCCAACTTCCCTAGATGAGCTCATTCAAGCATTAGAGGGGAATAGTGTTGATTATGAGCATAAAAATAAATGCTGTGGGTTTCATGTAGATTTGCAAGCCCCAAAAACATCCAACATACTCACTGGCAATGCAATTGTAGATGCTCTTGATAACAATGCAGATCTCATGGTAACTCCATGCCCACTCTGCCATCTCAATCTCGATGTTAAGCAAAAAGCAGCAGTAAAGACAATTGGAAGAGAATTACCAAATCCAATGCCTATCCTCCATCTTCCACAACTCATAGGTCTTGCTCTAGGCTGTACTCCAGAAGAGTTAGGACTCAAGCATCACGTTACAGAAGTTCCGGCATAA
- a CDS encoding DUF481 domain-containing protein, which yields MKKIIGIFTSCSLFVNAAAIKTHTELAYMQTGGNTDTKTFGLNFKGEKKLGVHSKLSLNLEAAYAQENGAETKNSWLIETNYYHILSQKLDFSYLVGYKNDRFSGFEYQLYTGPGVNYKAWKNQKGDLQTSLNILYAIDSIENGEKNKYTSARAGLLFTYYIYKNLKFVEDANIRTQFSDLQNYFLYSKSSIYSKISTLLSLGLSYKIEYQNRAPDARKNTDTTFMVSLVVDW from the coding sequence ATGAAGAAAATTATTGGAATTTTTACTAGTTGTAGCTTGTTTGTAAATGCTGCGGCAATAAAGACCCATACAGAACTTGCGTATATGCAAACAGGTGGAAATACTGATACAAAAACTTTTGGACTTAACTTTAAAGGTGAGAAAAAGTTAGGAGTGCACTCTAAATTGTCTTTGAACTTAGAAGCTGCTTATGCTCAAGAGAACGGGGCTGAAACAAAAAACTCTTGGCTTATAGAGACAAACTACTACCATATATTATCGCAAAAACTCGATTTTAGCTATTTAGTTGGATACAAAAACGATAGATTTTCAGGCTTTGAGTATCAACTCTATACTGGGCCAGGGGTAAATTATAAAGCATGGAAAAATCAAAAAGGCGACTTACAGACCTCTTTGAATATTCTCTATGCCATTGATAGTATAGAAAATGGTGAAAAGAACAAATATACATCTGCACGAGCTGGTTTGCTTTTTACATATTACATCTATAAAAATCTCAAATTTGTAGAAGATGCCAACATCCGTACGCAGTTTTCAGATCTGCAAAACTACTTTTTATATTCAAAATCTTCTATCTATTCAAAAATTAGTACTTTGCTCTCTCTTGGATTAAGTTATAAAATAGAATATCAAAATAGAGCGCCAGATGCGCGTAAAAATACTGATACCACATTTATGGTGTCTTTGGTTGTGGATTGGTGA
- a CDS encoding YbgC/FadM family acyl-CoA thioesterase: MKLRIYYEDVDIGGIVYHTKYINFCERARSEIFFAQGKLPVFEEYHFVVKNLQANFLQPAYFGEEIEVKTQLKQMKRTSLVLLQEIYRDQELLFTMDITLVCLKKDKIAKIPPYFLEVFASLQS, encoded by the coding sequence ATGAAGTTACGCATATATTATGAAGATGTGGATATCGGTGGTATTGTATATCACACTAAATATATCAACTTTTGTGAGAGAGCACGGAGTGAGATATTTTTTGCACAAGGGAAACTGCCTGTATTTGAAGAGTATCACTTTGTTGTGAAAAACTTGCAAGCCAATTTTTTGCAACCAGCATATTTTGGTGAGGAGATAGAAGTAAAAACGCAGTTAAAGCAGATGAAACGCACATCTCTTGTGCTTTTACAAGAAATTTATAGAGATCAAGAACTTCTTTTTACAATGGATATTACTCTTGTATGTCTCAAAAAAGATAAAATTGCTAAAATTCCGCCATATTTTCTGGAGGTATTTGCTTCTCTTCAAAGCTAA
- a CDS encoding class II SORL domain-containing protein, which translates to MPKINRYVDISQVDKEAKKDYIDRHSPFIHCESTAKKGEKFPVKVRVGNEYCHPDDFDHYIAYVQLWDGERLLGQATFTPGSLGNQCSQTEVDFYVVPTKKMKLTAMSYCTKHGLWESDPVEVEVTE; encoded by the coding sequence ATGCCAAAAATCAATAGATATGTAGACATTTCTCAAGTTGATAAAGAAGCAAAAAAGGACTACATCGATAGACATTCACCATTTATTCACTGTGAAAGTACAGCAAAAAAAGGTGAAAAATTTCCAGTAAAAGTAAGAGTTGGAAATGAGTACTGCCATCCAGATGATTTTGATCACTATATTGCGTATGTGCAACTCTGGGATGGTGAAAGACTTCTTGGTCAAGCAACTTTCACACCAGGAAGCCTTGGAAATCAATGCTCACAAACAGAAGTAGATTTCTACGTAGTTCCAACAAAAAAGATGAAACTCACAGCAATGAGTTACTGTACAAAACATGGTCTTTGGGAAAGCGATCCAGTAGAAGTAGAAGTAACTGAATAA
- a CDS encoding bifunctional 3,4-dihydroxy-2-butanone 4-phosphate synthase/GTP cyclohydrolase II has translation MPIQRVKEAIEEIKKGNMVVMIDDEDRENEGDLVYAATFSTPEKVNFMASEARGLICVAISDDIAKRLDLTPMVARNDSAHETAFTVSVDAKEATTGISAFERDMTIKLLASPLSTPQDFVRPGHIFPLIAKKGGVLVRTGHTEGSVDLCKLAGLQPAAVICEIMNPDGTMARRDSLEDFARSHNLKIVYISDIVEYRLQNELLIEEIASQELEFFGVKVEKRDFRDHLGNVHTAIIFYSAQGTANVKFHNVMPDRDMLLDQRRYTSLINAIEFLKKNSGVLIFLDSQRVSDQTKEFGIGAQILKAIGVHNIRLLTSQKGREFIGLGGFGLDIVEEIEL, from the coding sequence ATGCCTATCCAACGTGTCAAAGAAGCAATAGAAGAGATAAAGAAAGGGAATATGGTCGTAATGATAGATGATGAAGATCGTGAAAATGAAGGGGATCTTGTCTATGCTGCGACATTTAGTACACCAGAAAAAGTAAATTTTATGGCAAGTGAAGCCAGAGGGCTTATCTGTGTTGCCATTTCAGATGATATTGCGAAGAGATTAGATTTAACGCCAATGGTTGCAAGAAACGATTCAGCACATGAGACGGCTTTTACAGTGAGTGTAGATGCAAAAGAGGCAACAACTGGTATTTCAGCATTTGAGCGGGATATGACTATCAAGCTTCTTGCAAGTCCTCTGAGTACTCCACAAGATTTTGTACGTCCAGGACATATATTTCCTCTTATTGCAAAAAAGGGCGGAGTATTAGTCCGTACAGGGCATACTGAGGGTTCTGTGGATTTGTGTAAATTAGCAGGATTGCAGCCAGCTGCTGTGATATGTGAAATCATGAATCCGGATGGTACCATGGCACGAAGGGATAGTTTGGAGGATTTTGCAAGGAGTCACAATCTTAAAATTGTCTATATTTCAGATATTGTTGAATATAGATTGCAAAATGAATTGCTCATTGAAGAGATAGCAAGCCAGGAGCTAGAATTTTTTGGTGTGAAGGTGGAAAAGAGGGATTTTCGTGATCATTTAGGTAATGTGCATACAGCAATCATTTTCTATTCCGCACAAGGAACAGCAAATGTAAAATTTCATAATGTTATGCCAGATCGTGATATGCTGCTCGATCAAAGACGATACACTTCACTTATCAATGCTATAGAGTTTTTGAAAAAAAACAGTGGCGTTCTCATTTTTCTTGATAGTCAAAGAGTAAGCGATCAGACAAAAGAGTTTGGAATTGGAGCGCAAATCCTCAAAGCAATAGGGGTGCATAATATTCGGCTCCTTACATCACAAAAGGGAAGAGAATTTATAGGGCTTGGAGGTTTTGGACTCGATATTGTTGAAGAGATTGAACTTTGA
- a CDS encoding succinate dehydrogenase/fumarate reductase iron-sulfur subunit produces the protein MKITLKVFRFNAETDYLPHYDTIEMQIDPKDVVLDVLNRIKWEHDGSFTYRRSCRHGICGSCAVKVNGRSTLACKERMVDMIELFGNELVIEPVSKKRVIKDMVVDKADFWKKYETVKPWLEAEIDEHPTMENIISPKEAEQLEEADYCIQCGCCYYACPVVEVNEDYLGPAAFEKAYRFTADVRDNAKKERLEIVDILGQGVWDCVKCYECAEACPKEIDPIGKITKLHNQIFEEGVAKNNVATRHAVGFKKSIEKHGILDEGHLVAYSEGFGVLKHIPEALEMFKKGKIVMPWNMPKSKNLDEIKKLIKTSSTVKF, from the coding sequence ATGAAAATTACACTAAAAGTTTTTCGTTTTAATGCAGAAACAGATTATCTCCCCCATTACGATACGATTGAGATGCAAATCGATCCTAAAGATGTAGTGCTTGATGTACTCAATCGCATAAAATGGGAGCACGATGGAAGTTTTACATACCGAAGAAGTTGCCGCCATGGTATTTGTGGAAGTTGTGCTGTAAAAGTAAATGGTAGAAGCACTCTTGCATGTAAAGAGCGTATGGTAGATATGATTGAGCTTTTTGGCAATGAGCTTGTAATCGAGCCTGTGAGCAAAAAGCGTGTTATCAAGGATATGGTTGTAGATAAAGCAGACTTTTGGAAAAAGTATGAAACTGTTAAACCTTGGCTCGAAGCAGAGATTGATGAACATCCAACAATGGAGAATATCATTTCTCCAAAAGAGGCTGAACAGCTTGAAGAAGCAGACTACTGTATCCAGTGTGGTTGCTGCTACTACGCTTGTCCTGTGGTAGAAGTAAATGAAGATTATCTTGGTCCAGCTGCATTTGAAAAAGCCTATCGCTTTACTGCAGATGTAAGAGATAATGCAAAAAAAGAGCGCCTTGAGATTGTAGATATATTAGGTCAAGGTGTTTGGGACTGCGTAAAATGCTATGAGTGTGCAGAGGCGTGTCCTAAAGAGATTGACCCAATAGGTAAAATAACTAAACTACACAATCAAATCTTTGAAGAAGGTGTAGCAAAAAACAATGTTGCAACGCGCCATGCTGTGGGATTTAAAAAATCAATTGAAAAACATGGAATCTTGGATGAGGGGCATCTTGTAGCCTATAGTGAAGGTTTTGGTGTTTTAAAACATATTCCTGAAGCTTTGGAAATGTTTAAAAAAGGTAAAATTGTTATGCCTTGGAATATGCCAAAATCAAAAAATCTTGATGAAATCAAAAAACTTATCAAAACATCTTCTACGGTAAAATTTTAA
- the sdhA gene encoding succinate dehydrogenase flavoprotein subunit has protein sequence MEVPIYSYDVVIVGAGLAGCAAAREIKKAGKNVVVLTKLHPLRSHSGAAQGGVNAALSEEDDVELHMFDTVKGSDYLADQNAVELMCSKAPETIRWIEHMGAAFSRREDGRIAQRPFGGQSKPRACFAKDRTGLTLLQTIYEQAHREGVEFWDEWYVADILYKDGKAYGVVAFNLRNMEPAIFNAKAVMFATGGYARAFKINSNAHANTGDGLSIFARHGLPLEDMEFVQFHPSGLAGSGILISEAARGEGGKLFNKNGERFMEKYAPEKMELAPRDVVARAIMNEIREGRGVGPDGMAVYLDLTHLGEEKIMERLPELRDLAITFLGQDMVKEPIMITVTAHYSMGGIPVDIDGHVKKSPTELTEGLYAAGECACVSVHGANRLGANSLLEALFFGRHVGESIVKDLEKGISCEIAHPEEAKNMLKEIEFVLTNNGNETSAQLRQELQDTMFENCGVFRTEESLLKQKEILKDLRERFKNIRIDDKSKTFNTDLQEAIELGHMLDYATFIVEGAIARKESRGAHFREDYPQRDDENFLKHTYAYMDKEGNISLEYGEVVLGKFEPQERKY, from the coding sequence ATGGAAGTACCTATTTACTCTTATGATGTCGTTATTGTCGGCGCAGGACTAGCTGGATGTGCCGCAGCCAGAGAGATCAAAAAAGCAGGAAAAAACGTAGTTGTTTTAACTAAACTTCATCCCCTTCGCAGCCACTCAGGCGCAGCGCAAGGTGGAGTAAATGCAGCTTTGAGCGAAGAGGATGATGTCGAACTGCATATGTTTGATACTGTCAAAGGGAGTGACTACTTAGCAGATCAAAATGCAGTAGAGCTTATGTGTTCTAAAGCACCAGAAACTATCCGCTGGATAGAGCATATGGGAGCCGCTTTTAGTAGAAGAGAAGATGGACGTATTGCGCAAAGACCATTTGGTGGACAGAGTAAACCTAGAGCATGCTTTGCCAAAGATAGAACAGGTCTTACCCTCTTACAAACTATTTACGAGCAAGCACACAGAGAAGGCGTTGAGTTTTGGGATGAGTGGTATGTAGCTGATATTCTCTACAAAGATGGTAAAGCGTATGGAGTGGTAGCATTCAATTTACGCAATATGGAGCCAGCAATTTTTAATGCAAAAGCAGTTATGTTTGCAACGGGCGGCTATGCAAGAGCTTTCAAAATCAACTCAAACGCTCATGCAAACACTGGAGATGGTCTGAGTATTTTTGCCCGCCACGGACTTCCATTAGAAGATATGGAGTTTGTACAGTTCCACCCTTCAGGCCTTGCTGGTAGTGGGATCTTAATCAGTGAAGCTGCACGGGGTGAGGGAGGAAAACTCTTTAATAAAAATGGCGAGCGCTTTATGGAAAAGTATGCGCCAGAGAAAATGGAGCTTGCACCTCGCGATGTGGTAGCACGAGCAATTATGAATGAAATTCGAGAAGGCAGAGGTGTAGGTCCTGATGGTATGGCAGTTTATCTTGATCTTACACATTTAGGTGAAGAAAAAATAATGGAAAGACTTCCGGAACTTCGCGATCTTGCTATTACATTCCTTGGCCAAGATATGGTCAAAGAGCCAATTATGATTACAGTAACTGCCCACTACTCAATGGGTGGTATCCCAGTAGATATTGATGGACATGTAAAGAAAAGCCCAACAGAGCTTACTGAAGGACTCTATGCAGCTGGTGAGTGTGCTTGTGTGAGTGTTCATGGTGCAAACCGCTTAGGCGCAAACTCCTTGCTTGAAGCGCTCTTTTTTGGCCGCCATGTAGGAGAGAGCATTGTAAAAGATCTTGAAAAAGGTATCTCTTGCGAAATTGCACATCCAGAAGAAGCAAAAAACATGCTTAAAGAGATCGAATTTGTCCTCACAAACAACGGTAACGAAACAAGTGCACAACTTCGCCAAGAATTGCAAGATACAATGTTTGAAAATTGTGGCGTATTTAGAACTGAAGAGTCACTGCTTAAACAAAAAGAGATTTTAAAAGATCTTCGCGAACGCTTCAAAAATATTCGTATCGATGACAAATCCAAAACTTTCAATACAGATCTTCAAGAGGCTATAGAGCTTGGACATATGCTTGATTATGCAACCTTCATAGTAGAAGGAGCAATAGCAAGAAAAGAGTCTCGTGGGGCACATTTCCGTGAAGACTATCCACAACGTGATGATGAAAATTTCCTCAAACATACTTATGCATATATGGATAAAGAGGGTAATATCAGCCTCGAATATGGTGAAGTGGTTCTTGGTAAATTCGAACCTCAAGAAAGAAAATATTAA
- a CDS encoding uracil-DNA glycosylase family protein, with amino-acid sequence MNPITLKQPSHDKLPDDLEELRKIVLSCHLCDLSKTRKNVVFGEGNPHAKLMFVGEGPGATEDETGRPFVGRAGQLLTKMIENVLEISRSDVFIANIVKCRPPNNRVPTPEEVSKCIPYLFKQIEIINPKIIVALGSTSYKHLTGDNTPISKIRGEVIQFRNRILIPTFHPSFLLRNPSKKKEAYQDLLKIKELLCEIS; translated from the coding sequence ATGAATCCTATAACTCTCAAACAACCATCTCATGACAAACTTCCTGACGATCTAGAAGAGCTCAGAAAAATTGTTCTTTCATGCCATTTATGTGATTTAAGTAAAACAAGAAAAAATGTCGTTTTTGGCGAAGGCAATCCTCATGCCAAGCTCATGTTTGTAGGTGAAGGACCGGGTGCAACTGAAGATGAGACAGGCAGACCTTTTGTCGGAAGAGCTGGACAGCTGCTAACAAAAATGATTGAAAACGTGCTCGAAATCTCAAGAAGCGATGTTTTTATTGCAAATATAGTCAAATGTCGTCCACCAAATAATCGCGTTCCGACACCTGAAGAGGTGAGTAAATGTATTCCTTACCTTTTCAAACAGATAGAAATCATCAATCCTAAGATTATTGTAGCACTTGGTAGCACAAGCTACAAGCATCTCACAGGCGACAATACTCCTATATCAAAAATTAGAGGGGAGGTTATTCAGTTTCGCAATCGCATTCTCATACCTACTTTTCATCCGAGTTTTCTTTTGAGAAACCCGTCAAAGAAAAAAGAGGCATATCAAGATCTTCTTAAAATAAAAGAGCTGCTATGCGAAATCTCTTAA